Genomic window (Sulfurovum sp. NBC37-1):
TGAACGTCGGCAGTCTCCAATGCTCCATACCGGCAAGCTCAAGTTTGTCACAATACGCCACAGCATCATCCCAGTCTTCTGAACTCTCTTTGGAGTCCAGAGTATCCTGCCAGTAGATACCGCTCCTCTTGTCCAGCACCACACCGGACAACCCTTTTGCACTTACAGCACTGCTTAAGCCCACCACAAAAACGGCAAGCAGAAGAATATTATATTTTTTCATACGCATTCCTATTTTGAATTTTGTCTATTATAGCAAGATATATTTTTAGGGAACTTCTATTCTGATTTCATATTTCAGGTCAGATAGAACCTGCCGTATCACCTGCTCACTATTCTTCCACATACCTCTCTATTATTAAAATCATTTTTGGCTATACTTTATATCAGTAAGACGCAAGGAGTAACATATGAATACAGAAAAAGTAATATCGGGGTTTTTCTTTATCTTGGCTATGACGATCAACTTCGGATTCTTTTACGGAGATCCCTCTAATATCGAATATCACAGTGCCTATGAACTTTTCGCTGCGATCATCATCAACCTGATCGCTACGGTACTGAAACTGGGAGATAAAACCCAGCTGGGATCGGTTCTGCTTGCCACCAGTCTTGTCGCCGACATCCAGCTCATCGCTTCTGCCAGTATCTGGGCACTTGCCCTCTATGTAGGACACGGACTGAACAACGAAAGTACCCTGGCGGTCGTCTCTCTTTCCGGTGGGGCACTGCTTGCCAACATCGTATCTGTCCTCCTATTCATTGGAGACACACTTAAATCCAAGCGATAACACATGGAAGGAAACAACACCATTTGGATCATTATCCGCCGAATGCGGATGCCTTTTTTGGTGATCATTATTACATTTGCCGTCTCCATTCTCGGACTTACCTTGATCCCGGGAATGGATGATCAGGGAAAACCGTACCATATGGGCTTTTTTGATGCATTTTATTTTGTCAGCTATATGGCTTCAACCATCGGGTTTGGAGAAGCACCCTATACTTTTACCTACCCTCAGCGCCTCTGGGTCTCTTTTTGTATCTATCTCACAGTGATCGGATGGTTTTACGGTATCGGCACTATTATTGCGCTCATACAGGACCAGAAGCTGGCACGCGAACTTTCCATTGCACGTTTTCGAAACAAGATCTCCAAGATAAGTGAACCTTTCATCATCATACTGGGGTACAACAATGTCACGCACAAGATCATAGGTTGGCTCAACCGGGCAGCCATCCGGGTGGTGGTGATCGACAAAAACAATGAAAAGATCAACACGCTGGAACTTGAGAACTTTATTCCCGAAGTACCGGCGCTCACGGCAGATGTGACACAGCCGGAAGTACTCAAACTGGCCGGTATCCATAAAAAGAACTGCG
Coding sequences:
- a CDS encoding DUF6394 family protein, yielding MNTEKVISGFFFILAMTINFGFFYGDPSNIEYHSAYELFAAIIINLIATVLKLGDKTQLGSVLLATSLVADIQLIASASIWALALYVGHGLNNESTLAVVSLSGGALLANIVSVLLFIGDTLKSKR